The DNA segment TAAAGCCTTTAGAGGTAATCAGGTTTACGAGTGGCTTTGGAACAAAGGGGCGCATAGCTTTACAGATATGACCAATGTATCCAAAGCCACCCGCAAACTACTAGAAGATAACTTTGTTATTAACCACATACGGGTAGACCAGATGCAGAAGAGTAGCGATGGTACTGTGAAAAATGCAGTACGATTGCACGATGGGCTTGTTGTAGAGTCGGTATTAATACCCACTAAAACAAGAACAACAGCCTGTGTATCTAGCCAAGTAGGTTGTAGCCTTGATTGCAACTTTTGTGCTACTGCACGCCTTAAAAGAATGCGGAATCTTAACCCTGATGAGATTTACGATCAAGTTGTAGCTATAGATAACGAAAGTCGCTTATATCACGACAGACCATTATCTAACATTGTTTTTATGGGTATGGGCGAACCGCTTATGAATTATAACAATGTTGTTAAAGCTATTGATATGATAACCTCGCCCGAAGGTTTAGGGATGTCGCCAAAGCGTATTACCGTTTCTACATCGGGAGTGCCAAAAATGATAAAGAAGCTAGCAGATGACGAAGTACGGTTTAAATTAGCCGTTTCATTACACTCAGGTATAGATGAGGTGCGATCGCGCATTATGCCTTTTAGCGAAAAATTCCCTTTAAAAGATTTAAAAGAATCTTTAGAGTATTGGTATAGTAAGACTAAAAGTCGTGTAACTTATGAATATGTAGTGTGGAAAGATATTAATGATAGAAAAGAAGATATTGATGCACTGGTAAAGTTTTGTAAGTATGTGCCTTGTAAAGTTAACCTTATAGAATATAACCCTATTGATGATGGCGAATTTCAGCAGGCTGATACCCAGGCAATAGATAATTATATAAAAGCATTAGAACGAAATGATATTGTAGTAAAGGTGCGTCGTAGTCGTGGTAAAGATATAGATGCCGCTTGTGGGCAACTTGCTAATAAAAATGAAGGTACTGTTTCTTAATATTTAATGGTTATTTTAGAAAATAAAAAAGCGGCTTTAAGCCGCTTTTTTATACTTATTTTTTAAAATCTTAGTATGTAATACTAAGATTTTTGAATATTGTTTCTGCAGGAATTGAAAAACCAAGTCCTTCTATACCTACACCAAATACTTTAGCATTTACAACTCCTATAAAGCTTCCGTCTTTACTTACAAGAGCACCTCCGCTGTTACCACCGTTTACACTGGCATCAGTTTGTATCATTTGGTTGTCTTCATAAGTACGGAATCCTGATATAATACCTTTACTTAACGACTGACCAAGTTCTATAGATTTTGGAGTACCAATAGCAAATATATCTTGCCCTATGTTATAGTTCTTTTCTATAGGCAGTGTATACGCAAACTCGTTATTAGTGTCAATTTTTATAAGTGCTAAATCAGAGTACTCATTTTTACGAATAATCTTTGCATCATACTCTGTACCGTCTTTAGTAATAACTGTTATTTTATCGTTAGTAGATACTACATGAAAGTTAGTTAAAATATAACCATCATTAGTAACAAAACATCCGCTACCATGTCCGTCTTTGTGTTTTATAGTTACAGTAGCCTCCATAGCTTCTTCAAGACCAGCGATAGGGTTAGGTTTAATTAGCTGTAGTTTTTCGAGTTTAATTTCTTTTGTTTCTTTTTGCTCTATCAGTTCTTTCATACTTTTAGAGTCCATCAATTCATAGAATGAAGCAGATATTGCATCTTCAATACTATTTCTCATAGCATCCTCGTTCATAGCAAACTCTCCAGATTTGCTTTTATAAGTATGTTTGTATTTAGATTGACTATAAAGGTCAAATATTTCCCATTCGATATCCAATTTAGTAACAAGATATCTCATGTAAATTTTAGCCTCAAATGCATATACATTTTCAAACTTAACTTTGGTTACTTTAGCCGATAGGTATAGAGAGTTAGTATTACTTCTAAAAATAGTATTTGTTGTGTCTATATAATTATTATTTTTAAGTACTTCGGTTACAGCTTCGCTAAAAATAGAGTTGTCAAATTTAATATCTTCTGTACCAGTACCTTTGTCTTTAAATTTATCTTTCTTTTTCTTAAAGTTACGGTGTTTTATAACAGTAAACTTAATGTCATCTTTCTTAACATCAAAAGCTGTATTTTTAAGATAAACATATTTTTCATCATCAGATCTCTGATGGATTTTTTCCATATCTTTCCCAGCACTTACTTCTTTAGGATAATTATATGCTTTATTTCCCACATCCATGAAAGGAGGGTATAAAAGAACCCCAAATGGAATCCATGACATTATATATAAAGCTGATTTTCTATCTTGAAAATGGGCTTTGTAGTCGGTTCTATATCCATCACGTTCTACTTTTATCTGCTTTACACCTCTATCTCTCTTCATTTTGGTAACTACACTTTTACCAGTGCCTTGTAATTCATTATCTACATATACTTTAGAGTCTGATGAAGAGGTTTTTACTGTAACTTTTTGATATTTACCGTTTAATATAGATGCACAACTGGTAAATATCAGAGGAGCAATTATTACTAATAATGTCCTAGACAAGAATTTTTTCATGATTAAATTGGTTAAAATTTTGTTAAGCTGTAAATGTAGCCATTATAGGATATTATCAAAAAAAAAAAATCAGAGTTTTTTACGTTTTTTAAAAAATATAATTTTTGAATTGTAGTATCTTTGGGCACAATGAAAATCGTTGAACAAATAAAGCACCCCATAGTTAGAGAAATGGAACTTTTTGAAAAAAAGTTTCATGAATCTATGTCTTCAAACGTAGCATTGCTAAACCGTATAACGTATTATATAGTAAATCGTAAGGGGAAACAAATGCGACCTATGTTTGTTTTTCTTACGGCTAAAATGATTAGTGATGGTAAGGTTAACGAGCGTACTTATAGAGGAGCATCGGTAATAGAATTAATACATACTGCAACTCTTGTTCATGATGATGTAGTAGACGATAGTAACCGAAGACGAGGATTTTTTTCTATAAATGCTTTATGGAAAAACAAAATTGCAGTATTGGTTGGCGATTATCTTTTATCTAAAGGATTATTGCTGTCTATAGATAATGGCGATTTTGACTTGCTTAAAATTATATCAGTAGCGGTGCGGGAAATGAGCGAAGGCGAGCTTTTACAAATAGAAAAAGCACGTAGGCTAGATATTACTGAGGATATTTATTATGAAATAATACGACAAAAAACAGCAACACTTATAGCTGCTTGCTGTGCACTTGGGGCTTGCTCTGTAGCTCCAGAAAGTGAACATACCGAAAAAATGCGTCGTTTTGGAGAACTTATAGGTATGGCATTCCAAATAAAAGATGACCTTTTTGATTATACTGATGATGCGATTGGCAAACCTACTGGGATTGATATTAAAGAGCAAAAAATGACACTTCCGCTTATTTATGCACTTAATAATTGTTCTAAAGCTGAAAAAAAATGGGTTATCAATTCGGTAAAGAACCATAATAAAGATAAAAAGCGTGTAAAGGAAGTTATTACTTTTGTAAAAGAAGCAGGTGGGCTTACTTATGCCGAAGAAAAAATGGCTCAATTTCGTGAAGAAGCACTCTTGCTTTTAGCAGAATATCCTTCATCTCCCTATAAGGATGCGCTTGTATTGATGGTTAATTATGTTATAGAGCGTAAAAAATAATTATCTCACCTCTTACACACCTCTACAATTACCATTTTTGCCTATACATAACCTCAACAACAACGTTGTATATTAGTATTGCCTTATTGTTAGATATATTCTAAACCTCTGTTTTTATTGGTTATAGTGTGATTTTTTGATCTAAAAATTACATTTTTCATTATTGTATGGTATTTGTATTGTGTAATTTTTATTGATGGTGTCTTTTTATTTATAATTTGACAACCGTAAACATAAAATTATAAATATGAAAAAAATTTACTCCATATTACCGTTGCTTTTTGCTACAGTAATTACAAATGCACAGCAAACCATTAATTTTGAAACGAGTGGAGCTGGATTAGATTACACTTGGAATGTTTTTGAAAACGATACTAATCCAGTATTGGGTTTTGTAGCTAATCCTAATATGTCAGGAATTAATACTTCGTCTACAGTTGCAGAGTTTACTGCGCTAGAAACAGGTATGCCGTGGGCAGGATGCGAAACATCGCACGATATAGGTATGGATGATTTTGTTTTAACTGCCGATAATTCTACCATAACAATAATGGTTTATAAATCGGTTATTAGCGATGTAGGTATTAAACTAGTAACACCTTCGGGTGCAGCACAAGGAGAAATGAAAATACCTAACACGCTTATTAATGAATGGGAAGAGCTAACGTTTGACTTATCTTTTTTAATAGGTGCTTTTGCAGAACCATTTGACCAAATTGTTGTTTTTCCTGATTTTTCGGGCAACCCAAGAACTTATGGAACAGTAGCTTATTTTGATAATATCTCTTTTGGTGTTGATGATGGTGGTACTGATGAACCGATGGTTGCAGCACCCGACCCAACAGTAGATGAAGCTCAGGTAATGTCTATGTTTAGTGGGGTGTATACTGATGTTACTGTTGATACTTGGTTAACAGAATGGTCATCTGGAGGGTTAGTAGAGGTACAAATTGAGGGTAACGATACTAAAAAATACACGAATCTGAGCTATGCAGGTATAGAAACAGTAGCGATGCAAATAGATGCTACGGATATGACACATTTTAATTTAAATGTATGGTCTTCAGATTTTACACAACTTCGAATTAAGCTGGTAGATTTTGGTGCTGATGGAGCTTATGATGGTGGCGATGATACAGAGCATGAAGTAGTATATGATAACCCAACACAAGGCGAATGGCTGTCTTATAGCATCCCATTGTCAGATTTTACAGGGCTTGTAAATAAAGACCATATTGCACAGTTAATTATTTCTAGCAACGGCACATCTACTGTATTTATAGATAATGTTTATTTCCACACTACAACTACAGCGGCAACAGATAGCTTTACGGCTAGTAATTTTACTATGTACCCTAACCCGGCTACACAGATGGTAAATCTTAATAGTGCTAGTAATATAGAAACAGTTACAATACACAACCTGTTAGGGCAGGAAGTAATGAAAGTTACACCAAATGCTAACGCTACTACTGTAAATGTAGCACAACTTCAAAATGGTATTTATGTAATAAATGCTGTGATAGATGGTAAAGTGGCAACACAAAAATTGATTAAAAACTAAAAAGTTATAATTATAGTTCTTAAAGCTGCTCTTAACGGAGCAGCTTTTTTTATTTTTTGTAGTTTTAAACCTTCTGAAAGCCCACATTTATATCTACAAAGATTTCTAACTATGAATAAATTATACTCAATTTTAATTCTAGTCATTTCGTTAAGTGTCTATTCACAATCCGATAGGAAAATAAAAAAATGGATAAACACTGTTGAAATATCTGATAAAGATTTTTATCATGAAATTCCCTTTGATTATAATGCTTCAGGAATTGTTTTAAAAGTTGATGTAGGCGGTAAAGTTTACGACTACTCTTTTGATACTGGAGGTCTTAATATGATTACTACAAAAATGCAGGGAGAAAATAATTTTCCTGTCTTAACACAAATAAATGTAGGTAGTAGTAATAAATTGACTAGTACTGTAAACCTTGTAATGACAGATACATTAAAAATAGGACCACTTACATTTACAGATGTTGGTACGCTGGTTATGGATGTTAGTAACTCGCCAACAATATCATGTTTAAACGGAGGTCTTATAGGGGCTAGTATTATAGAGAAATATATATGGCAAATAGATGTTTTGAACCAAAAAATTATAGTAACCGATGAGCTTGATAAATTATCTTTAAAAGGTGCTATTAAATGTAAGGTTAGGTTAAATAGTAGAAAACAACCTTATATTTTAATCGATATAAATGGTAAGAACAGAGAGGTGTTGTTTGACTTAGGAGCAGGATACCCTTTAGAGTTGAATATTAGAGATGCCATTTTTATAGACCCTCAAAGAATTAGAGAAGTATACGGCTCGGAATCAGAGAGTGTAAATGGAGTTAGGAAAGACTCTACTTATGTTTTTAATGGCAGTAGTATAAAAATAGGTGCTGCTGAATTAATAAATAAGCCAGTGTTTTTTTCTACCAGTACACGTACCTCTATGTTAGGGTGTCAGATAATTGAGGACTATATTGTTACTCTAAACTTTGCAGATAGCGAACTGTATCTTACCCCTATTAAAGGGAAAGCACATAAAGAGGGGTGGGAAACATTTGGTTATTTTCCTGTTTTTGAGAATGATAAACTTATAGTGCGTATGGTGTATCAGGGTAGTAGTGCAGCCAGAGAAGGACTGTTGCCAGGTGATGAAATAAAAACAATAGATAACAAAACAATACCTTGTAACGAGTATTGTGATTGCAGGGAATATTTTTTAAACTTTTTAGCAAACAATTCAGAACAAGTTTTAACAATAAAACGAGATGGTATTGTAAAAAGAATTAAAATTAAAAAACAGTTAATGTTTTGATTATTAAGGATAAATGATGTGGATGGTTATTTTTTATACATATAATGCAACTATTTTAAACCTATTATCGTCTATGTTAATAGAAGTCTATAATTAATACTTCGACACCAACTAACAAGCAAGTTTTGAAAGTAATAAAATTACATCAAGAAGAACGCGATACTATTAAGCAAGCCATTGGTAACAACAGGCATGCACAGCAGAAGCTGTACTCGCAACATGCTCCCAAGATGCTTGGGGTGTGCAGGCAGTACATAAAAGATGTGCAGCAGGCAGAAGATATCATGATTACGGCTTTCATGAAAGTGTTTACCAACTTAGCTAAGTTTGAACATAAAGGCAGCTTTGAAGGATGGATAAGACGGATTATGGTAAACGAATGTATCTCTTACCTACGAGTACAAAAAAAAGTTAGCTTCTTAGAAGATGAGTTTTTTACAGAGGATAGTTTTAACAATATAGAGAGTCATTTCTCGGTAGATGAAATACAAACCTTGATAGACAGTTTGCCAGATGGTTATAAAATGGTGTTTAACCTGTATGCTATAGAAGGGTATAAACATCAAGAAATTGCAAAAATGCTAGGCATTAGCGAGGGAACATCGAAATCGCAGTTATCGCATGCCAGAAAAATGCTGCGAGGGCAGGTTGACAAATTAAAGAGTTATGAAAATGGAACAGAATAAAATAGAACAAGAATTTAAAAATAAGCTGGCAAAGCGAACTGTACAGCCCTCGGCGCAGGTATGGGATAGGTTAGATGCAATGCTTACTGTTGCCGAAGAGAAAAAACCAAAACGTAAGAAAAGAACTTGGTTGTATATGGCTGCTTCATTTATAGTGTTTTTTACCATTGGAGTATTTTTGTTACAACAAGAAAAAGAGACTAATGATGGTGTAATAATAGAGGATGCTGTGGTTACTACTACAACTGAACCGAATATTGAAAATGGAGCGTTACAATCTACAGAAATTACAGAGCCGAATGTTGAGGTTGGAAATGTAGTGAATAATAATATTATAAAACAGCAAAAAAGTATAGCTACAATAACACAGCCTGCTTCAAGAATAGAAAAAAAATCTATTTATAACACAAATCAAAATAATATAGCTGGTAAAGAAGAGCCTGAAACAGCAGCAACAGCGTATAAAGCTCCTGAAGCTGCTTTAGCATCAAATGTTACTACAGATAAAGTAGTAATGAAAAAGGCTAAGAAAGGTATAACTATAAATCCAGACGAACTACTAGCGTCGGTAGAGAAAAGTAATAATAAAAGTAGCATAACACCTAAAAAGAATAAATCTTCAATAACAATAGATTCTAACTCATTGCTTTCATCTGTAGAGGGAGAACTTAATGAGAGTTTCAGAAGTAAAGTATTGCAATCGGCCGTTAAAAATTATAATGCAATAAAAACTTCGGTAGCTAATAGAAACTATCAGCAAAATCAATAATCAAAAACACCAAAATCATCAGAACATGAAAACAGTTATTTTTTATGTAGTGGCATCATTATGCCTACTCGTAACCAAATTAAATGCTCAAACTTTTGAAGAAAGGGCGCATGAAATATCTAAAAATATAGAAGAAGTAACTAAGCAGCAAAAAGACTCTCTTAAAATGGAAGTAGAGCAGGTAAATAAAATGCTTGAGAATAATGAAATATCTGAACAAGAAGCCGATGCTCGCAAAAAGGAATATGCCACTAAGAGAGCAAAAAATATTGAGGTAAGGGTAACGGCAGAAGAAGAAAAACTTACACAATTAGTAAAAGATAAAGTAGATGGTAAAGTAGACGATTCTAGGGTTACACGTACGTTTGGAGTATTTAGTTATAGTAAAGGCTCTAAATCCGATACTATTACCAGATATAAAAAGCACGAACCAAAAAGAACTACATCACAATTTGTATTTGCTTTAGGTGTTAATCGTGTAGTGGTAGACGGAGAGATAGATACAGATAATTACAAATGGCGTTCTGATTTTTATGAATGGGGTGTAGCATGGAATACAAGAATATTTAAGGAGAACAACTTACTTCGTGCTAAATACGGTTTGTCATTACAATACAATAACCTTCGTCCTGACGATAATAAGAAATTTGTAAGTGAAGGAGGGAAAACATATCTTGAAGATTCAGGGCTTGATCTTAAAGTGTCACGCTTACGTTATGTAAACCTTGTTGTGCCTGTACATCTTGAGTTCGATTTTACTAAAAAGCGCACAGGCGATGAAAAGGTGTATTTTCCGAGTCATAATAGTTTCAGGGTAGGTCTAGGAGGATATGCTGGAGTAAATGTAAAAGAGAAACAGATATTAAAATATAAAGAAAATGGGAATAGACAAAAGGATAAAGAGAAAGGCGATTTTAATGTGAGCGATTTTGTATATGGTGTAAGTGCTTATGTAGGGTATAGAGATATAAGTTTATATGCAAAATATGATTTACAGCCTATTTTCCAAAATAATGATATTGATCAGAATAATTTGTCTCTTGGCATAAGATTTGATTTCAATTAAAAAGTTAAGGGTTAGTTTTGTACTTTGAATAAGAGGTGCTTCCGCGCAATGGGAGCACTTTTTTATTTTTATACCTTTACAGTTATGAAAAGATGTTTATCCTATATACTTGCATTTATACTGTTTACTTCCTGCAACTCATCAGATGATGCAACGCAACAACAGGAGCAACTACCCGAAACTTCTTTTTTCATCAAAGGAGTCGATGCTTCATCAATACCACAAGTAAGACAGTCGGGTATTGAGATGCTTAATACAGCAGGACACTCCGAAGATATGCTTACTACATTAAAAAATGCAGGGGTAAACACCATACGAATACGGCTGTGGAAAAACCCTGAGGATAACCATTCTAGTTTTCAAGAAGTGAAAGCTTTTGCTAGTGAGGTAAAAAGTATGGGTATGAAAGTATGGCTTACCGTGCACTATTCTGATACTTGGGCAGACCCTGGCAGTCAAACAAAACCCGTAGTATGGCAAGATCTAGATTTTGCAACATTGCAACAAGAAGTGTATAACTATACAGCGCAAATAGTTACAGAAATACAACCCGATTATATCCAGATAGGGAACGAAATTAATAGTGGTTTTCTTTTTCCAGAAGGCAACATTACTAACTTGTCACAGTTTACAACTTTGTTGAGTAAAGGTATTAGTGCTGTGAGGGATACTAGTGAAGATTGCAAAATAATACTCCATTATGCAGGATATGAGGGAGCGCAAAGTTTTTATTCAGAATTAATAGAACTTGATTACGATATTATAGGATTATCCTACTATCCCGTTTGGCATGGTAAAGACCTCACAGAATTTCAAAATAATATAACAACCCTTGCTAATCAGTATAATAAAGAGATTGTTATTGCTGAAACGGCTTATCCGTTTACATTAGATTGGAATGATTATACTAATAATATTATAGGTAGCGAAGACCAATTGTTACCGCAGTATACCCCAACAGCTACAGGGCAAAAAGAATATTTACAGAAAATAAAGCAAATAATAGCTCAAGAGTCTAAAGGTATAGGGTTCTGTTATTGGGGTGCAGAGCTTGTTGCTTTTAATGGTCCTACAGCAACAGACGGTTCGGCGACTGAGAATCTTGCTTTTTGGGATTTCAATAATACAGCACTGCCTGTTCTTGAAGTATATCAAGATTAATTCAATGCTTAAATTCTCTTTCTGTTTATAGGTGTCGTGATTGAAACTTCTTATTTTTATAGTAAAAATTACAATGTCACATAACCACTCTCATCATCATGATAATTCAGGTAAAAGTCTAAAGCTTGCTTTTTTCTTAAACCTTAGCTTTACGTTGTTAGAAATTGTGGGTGGGTTGTATGTAAACAGTGTTGCAATCCTTTCAGATGCACTACACGATTTGGGCGATAGTTTTTCGTTAGGGCTGTCTTGGTATCTTAACGAATACTCTAAAAAAAAGCCTAACAATAAGTTTACCTTTGGTTATAACCGATTTTCCCTAATGGGAGCTTTTGTTAATAGTCTTGTGCTTATTGGTGGCTCGGTATATATTATTATCGAAGCCATACAACGATTAATGAACCCTGAAGAATCTAATGCACAAGGTATGTTTATTTTTGCAATAATAGGCATTGTTGTAAATGGCTATGCTGCTTTTAAGTTAAGCGGAGGTAAAACGCTTAATGAGCGTGTGGTGAGCTTGCATTTAATAGAAGATGTTTTGGGGTGGGTTGCTGTACTTATAGCCTCTATAGTCATGATGTTTGTAGATGCGCCTTATCTCGATCCTCTCCTTTCACTGGGTATTACACTGTATATTTTATAT comes from the Flavobacterium arcticum genome and includes:
- the rlmN gene encoding 23S rRNA (adenine(2503)-C(2))-methyltransferase RlmN, with product MQTEKKDIRALTKEQLRDFFVAQGDKAFRGNQVYEWLWNKGAHSFTDMTNVSKATRKLLEDNFVINHIRVDQMQKSSDGTVKNAVRLHDGLVVESVLIPTKTRTTACVSSQVGCSLDCNFCATARLKRMRNLNPDEIYDQVVAIDNESRLYHDRPLSNIVFMGMGEPLMNYNNVVKAIDMITSPEGLGMSPKRITVSTSGVPKMIKKLADDEVRFKLAVSLHSGIDEVRSRIMPFSEKFPLKDLKESLEYWYSKTKSRVTYEYVVWKDINDRKEDIDALVKFCKYVPCKVNLIEYNPIDDGEFQQADTQAIDNYIKALERNDIVVKVRRSRGKDIDAACGQLANKNEGTVS
- a CDS encoding S1C family serine protease, translated to MKKFLSRTLLVIIAPLIFTSCASILNGKYQKVTVKTSSSDSKVYVDNELQGTGKSVVTKMKRDRGVKQIKVERDGYRTDYKAHFQDRKSALYIMSWIPFGVLLYPPFMDVGNKAYNYPKEVSAGKDMEKIHQRSDDEKYVYLKNTAFDVKKDDIKFTVIKHRNFKKKKDKFKDKGTGTEDIKFDNSIFSEAVTEVLKNNNYIDTTNTIFRSNTNSLYLSAKVTKVKFENVYAFEAKIYMRYLVTKLDIEWEIFDLYSQSKYKHTYKSKSGEFAMNEDAMRNSIEDAISASFYELMDSKSMKELIEQKETKEIKLEKLQLIKPNPIAGLEEAMEATVTIKHKDGHGSGCFVTNDGYILTNFHVVSTNDKITVITKDGTEYDAKIIRKNEYSDLALIKIDTNNEFAYTLPIEKNYNIGQDIFAIGTPKSIELGQSLSKGIISGFRTYEDNQMIQTDASVNGGNSGGALVSKDGSFIGVVNAKVFGVGIEGLGFSIPAETIFKNLSITY
- a CDS encoding polyprenyl synthetase family protein — encoded protein: MKIVEQIKHPIVREMELFEKKFHESMSSNVALLNRITYYIVNRKGKQMRPMFVFLTAKMISDGKVNERTYRGASVIELIHTATLVHDDVVDDSNRRRGFFSINALWKNKIAVLVGDYLLSKGLLLSIDNGDFDLLKIISVAVREMSEGELLQIEKARRLDITEDIYYEIIRQKTATLIAACCALGACSVAPESEHTEKMRRFGELIGMAFQIKDDLFDYTDDAIGKPTGIDIKEQKMTLPLIYALNNCSKAEKKWVINSVKNHNKDKKRVKEVITFVKEAGGLTYAEEKMAQFREEALLLLAEYPSSPYKDALVLMVNYVIERKK
- a CDS encoding T9SS type A sorting domain-containing protein, producing the protein MKKIYSILPLLFATVITNAQQTINFETSGAGLDYTWNVFENDTNPVLGFVANPNMSGINTSSTVAEFTALETGMPWAGCETSHDIGMDDFVLTADNSTITIMVYKSVISDVGIKLVTPSGAAQGEMKIPNTLINEWEELTFDLSFLIGAFAEPFDQIVVFPDFSGNPRTYGTVAYFDNISFGVDDGGTDEPMVAAPDPTVDEAQVMSMFSGVYTDVTVDTWLTEWSSGGLVEVQIEGNDTKKYTNLSYAGIETVAMQIDATDMTHFNLNVWSSDFTQLRIKLVDFGADGAYDGGDDTEHEVVYDNPTQGEWLSYSIPLSDFTGLVNKDHIAQLIISSNGTSTVFIDNVYFHTTTTAATDSFTASNFTMYPNPATQMVNLNSASNIETVTIHNLLGQEVMKVTPNANATTVNVAQLQNGIYVINAVIDGKVATQKLIKN
- a CDS encoding aspartyl protease family protein; translated protein: MNKLYSILILVISLSVYSQSDRKIKKWINTVEISDKDFYHEIPFDYNASGIVLKVDVGGKVYDYSFDTGGLNMITTKMQGENNFPVLTQINVGSSNKLTSTVNLVMTDTLKIGPLTFTDVGTLVMDVSNSPTISCLNGGLIGASIIEKYIWQIDVLNQKIIVTDELDKLSLKGAIKCKVRLNSRKQPYILIDINGKNREVLFDLGAGYPLELNIRDAIFIDPQRIREVYGSESESVNGVRKDSTYVFNGSSIKIGAAELINKPVFFSTSTRTSMLGCQIIEDYIVTLNFADSELYLTPIKGKAHKEGWETFGYFPVFENDKLIVRMVYQGSSAAREGLLPGDEIKTIDNKTIPCNEYCDCREYFLNFLANNSEQVLTIKRDGIVKRIKIKKQLMF
- a CDS encoding RNA polymerase sigma factor, giving the protein MKVIKLHQEERDTIKQAIGNNRHAQQKLYSQHAPKMLGVCRQYIKDVQQAEDIMITAFMKVFTNLAKFEHKGSFEGWIRRIMVNECISYLRVQKKVSFLEDEFFTEDSFNNIESHFSVDEIQTLIDSLPDGYKMVFNLYAIEGYKHQEIAKMLGISEGTSKSQLSHARKMLRGQVDKLKSYENGTE
- a CDS encoding glycoside hydrolase family 53 protein, giving the protein MKRCLSYILAFILFTSCNSSDDATQQQEQLPETSFFIKGVDASSIPQVRQSGIEMLNTAGHSEDMLTTLKNAGVNTIRIRLWKNPEDNHSSFQEVKAFASEVKSMGMKVWLTVHYSDTWADPGSQTKPVVWQDLDFATLQQEVYNYTAQIVTEIQPDYIQIGNEINSGFLFPEGNITNLSQFTTLLSKGISAVRDTSEDCKIILHYAGYEGAQSFYSELIELDYDIIGLSYYPVWHGKDLTEFQNNITTLANQYNKEIVIAETAYPFTLDWNDYTNNIIGSEDQLLPQYTPTATGQKEYLQKIKQIIAQESKGIGFCYWGAELVAFNGPTATDGSATENLAFWDFNNTALPVLEVYQD
- a CDS encoding cation diffusion facilitator family transporter translates to MSHNHSHHHDNSGKSLKLAFFLNLSFTLLEIVGGLYVNSVAILSDALHDLGDSFSLGLSWYLNEYSKKKPNNKFTFGYNRFSLMGAFVNSLVLIGGSVYIIIEAIQRLMNPEESNAQGMFIFAIIGIVVNGYAAFKLSGGKTLNERVVSLHLIEDVLGWVAVLIASIVMMFVDAPYLDPLLSLGITLYILYNVIKRLKETLFIMLQGTPYDIDPEKLKNEILQVQNVLSLHHMHIWSLEGENHVFAVHVKINNTTSFSEVLKIKNAVKTILKKYPFSHYTIEVELDEESCELENK